The DNA region GTACTTACGGCTTTGGGCCGGAAGGATGCAAAGGTAAATATTGTTGtcctatataaatatacaactaTATCTTTGCGTTGTAGCTTGTGATTGCAACAGCATTGGCTCCTTGGACAACTTCTGTAATGTAACAACTGGCCAATGTAAATGCAGAGCCAACACGTACGGCAGGGAATGCGACCAATGTCGCACAGGGTTCTGGAACTTCCCCAACTGTCAAAGATGTGACTGTAACGGTCATGCGGATATTTGTGACGCCCGTACCGGCGCTTGCATCAGTTGTAGAGATAGTACAGAAGGTCACTATTGTGAGAAATGTGTTAAAACGTTCTACGGTGACCCTAGGATTGGTGTGGACATACCCTGCAGACCTTGCCCATGTCCAGGCAGCCCAGGCTCCAATCATTCGTACGCAGACAATTGCTCGCTAGACCCCTACTCCAAAGATGTCATTTGCGACTGCAAGGAAGGATACGCTGGTCTGCATTGTGACGTTTGTTCCGACAACTATTTTGGAAATCCGGAGGTGCCCGGCGGTTCTTGTCAACCGTGCGACTGCAGcggcaaaattaattacctcacTCCAGGAAATTGTGACCCGCACACCGGCAAATGTAAGAACTGTCTTGACGACACCACCGGTGACCACTGCGAAGTTTGTAGACCTGGTTTCTTTAGATACGGGCCCGACGAACGGTGTCAACGTAAGGAGCCATTCAACTTGATTAACCTAACCGCCTAACCAATTTCTTTGTAGCTTGTCAGTGCTTCATTCTTGGATCCAACGCCACAGCAGGTGCTTGCAATCCAGAAGGTGGACAATGTAACTGCTATCCCAACGTTGCGGGAATCACCTGTGACGAATGTATCGAGTTCCACTGGAAGATTGCCAGTGGTGAGGGTTGCGAACCCTGCGACTGTGACCCACAAGGTTCTCTTAGTCCGCAATGTAACGAATTTGATGGTCAGTGCGAATGTGCTCGTGGTTTTGGAGGTAGACAATGTAATGAATGTATGAGGAATTTCTATGGTGATCCACGACAAGAATGCAAACGTAAGGACAAACTATTATACATCAgaactatttaattagataatgtGGATTTTAGCATGTGACTGTGACCCCTATGGTTCAAAAACAAGTCAGTGTGACATGGTTACTGGCGCCTGCGTCTGTAAACCTGGCATCGGTGGATATAGATGCGATGTATGTGCCAGAGGATACATTGGTGACTCACCTAATTGCCAACCATGCGGTGAATGCTTCGACAACTGGGATAGAATTTTGGGAGAAGTCAGAAGTATGTTTTTATCTTCTTAATTGTTACGAAAATTCAAACGtcaaattgtttttagatAACACCTTGGACATCATTGAAAGAGCTGGGGACATTAAGAAGGTTGGAGCCACTGGTGCTTACACGAAAGAGTTTGAAGACATGCAAAACCAACTGGACGAAGCTGAACAGTTACTCAATAACACTGATGACATTAACGTAGAAGGAATCGAGCAAGAATTGCTGAAGCTGAGAAATCAAATCAACCAAACTGAGTACGGTAAACTGAAGGATGTTGAAGAACTTCTAGACAACACAAAAGAAAATCAGATCTCCACAACCTTGAAGCTGGAAAGACTAAACTTGAAGATGATAGACTTACAAACTAAAACAAAGGAGTTGGAAGAAAACGGCACTCAATTGCAAGAAGCCAATGTAAGAGGAGCCCTGAATTTGATCAAGAGTGCAAAGAACAAAGCTGATGCTGCTGCAAACAAAGCTCAACACACACTGGTAAAATTGATCGCCAAACCACCCTTCAACATTATTTGATTGACTTATTTTCAGGAAACAATCAAAGAAGCAGACGTAGGATGTAAAGCTACAGAGAACCACTTAAATACAACTGAAAAGTTTTACAAACAGCAACTGGAGACCAATAAAAATGCACTGAATTCCattgtagataaaattaaCAGCTTAAACGACCAAATTCCCGAATTAAACCATCTTGTTTGTGACGGAAGTGAGTTTCCTTGTGATGAAATATGTGGCGGTGCTGGATGTGGAAGTTGCGGCAATCAGTTCTCCTGCGAAAACGGTGCCAAACAACTTGCTGAAACGGCAGTTAGCATTGCCAATAATACTGAAACGACGTTAAGAAACAAGGAGTCAGAAGCTAATGAGTTTATTAGGAATATTTCTCACATTAATACGCAAAAAACAAGAGATTTATCTCAGGAAGTATTCGATAAAATAagaggaaatttaatttcgaccAATGACACCTTGAATAACGCCACTGAGTTGCTGAACGATATGAAGGAGTTCTTGGGACAAAACCATACACAACCTGAAGAGTTGAACGAGATTATTGATCAAGTAATTGGaagtttttgttgatttacaACAGGTCTATAACTTTATTGTTTGCAGATCTTGGATACTGAAATGAAGTACAACAGGAGTGAGGTTGAGAAATTGGCGCAACAAATCAAGGAATCGGTGGACCGTTTAGCAAACACCGACAAAATTATTGAGGCCACCAAACACGACTTACAAAAAGTGAACCAATTAAAGATGCAAGCTCTGGAAAGAAAGTAATACACGTTAGGTTTAAAGTTGTTTAGGTGTTAACTGAGTGCATTAATTTCAGGGAGCAATCGCAGAAGCTTCTCAACGAAGCCGAGGAAATAAAAACTTCGTTGAATATAACGAATGAAAAACAGAAGGAGGCCTCTGATGCTATTGACACTGCTTGGAGGGACTACGAACAAGTTGAATCCAGATTATACGaggtacaaattaattaaacttcatTGATtccattataatttgtttgtttatagaTTGGAAACAAGACGCAAGAAGCTCAGGTCACCACATCGGAAATCAGCAACCATATTCACGAGATGAAGCAGAAACTGAACGAGCTTCAAGCCAATACGACCAACAATGGCATATATGCCGACAAAATAATGGAAGAGTCcgttaatataatgaaaaatgccGAAAAAACTCAAGACGACTTCAACCAGTTGAAggataaatacaataatgcgAAGGACCAACTTCACCAGGACTTGAATCGTGTCAAATTATCCAAGGAACGGTCCAAGGAATTGATAACGAAAGCTTTTGCTTTGGGAGACAAGGTCACAAAGACTCTTGAGGACATTCAAAAGCTCGAAAATAGTTCGAGGGACGACTTATTAAGTGTCctcgaaaataaattaaatggacTAATATTAAACATGAATAGATACACTAACGAACTCCAAGGAAAGGTGGATTATTATAAGCAGTGTacgtaattttgtaaatagcAACTTGCAATAAATAActgtatttcagttttaaagagattttttattaattttttaaataagttatactattaacattattttaattgaatatttttttaatatctatacCAATGTGTAATCACTGCCTATTACATTAAGCTATGGATGTATTTATTGAgtgagaaaataaaacaataacttagttgactgatattttatttgccaaaaactaaatacttaatttacttaattaatttttacatattgtaaaattaattgtggtaaaacacatttttcctTAACTTCTTTATTTAGAAACCACAGTTGGATAATTCAGTATTCATAATACAATAAAGGGGAATCAGGGAAGGATAAATAAAAGACAATTCGTTCAGATTCGActgtttattagttattaaaaaaaacacttaatacgtttcagtaaattaaattaatatcagtaGTATGAGATTTCTAACATATTTACACTGGACTAGAACATGTTGctctcttaaaatttaaaacattagtgacgataaaatttatatacacgtGTAGAATTTGGAAACATACAACTACAGAGTTGCTGCCTTAACATTAAGAGAGCTAGAAACAAAGGCAAAATTAATGTACTTGAACAGCTGCAAACTCTAATACAGTCAATTTGTATAGAATCAACCTAGCTaccagttaaataaaaaacaaaaacacttaAAACGGAATGCCTGTGATAAATGCAACACATTTTTGATTCGATTctcacttattaattaaatttacgttGATTCTTTTTTAATCACACACCTTAAACCACACCTGGGACATTaattttgccttttacatatgaaattaaaaatattaagtgtaCACAGTGGGcgaaaaaattaagacagcCATAGTTATTATATTTGGTAACACTTATAAATGGTGAAAATGTATTTGGTTATTTGCTAACTTTATAAACGACACATACTATTCATTAGTTACCAGTgtccatttataaatttaatgaactgATTGCATCAGTATCATACAATGCCTacgttatatatttataaattaagtgacttacaatataaattatgaatagtgctttttgaagaaattttaatccTAGATATTGTCTTAATtgtccaattattttatacccaATCGTAACTTCAGCCaagagtattaattaaatcgcaAGAAATGATATGTACAGCAAAAACGACATTATCCATACAAAAATAAGACTTGAATTTTTTGCCaacgttttatttacataaaatttagccACATCTAACAGTAGGTTACAGTAGAACCTACGCAGACCGAATCCATCTCGAGTGAACGTAAATTCATTACACCCGACTGAAGATAGTACAACAAAAGACTAGAAATCAAAgtcttttttttataataataacttgCAAATAGTacgagaattttataaaattagcggttattttttttttttggacatgcacaaagttaaaatttgtttttaaaacaacggattatatatattgtggacgAAAAGTGTCCATTATTTACACCTCAGTGGACTTAACGGTAGTATtgctttgttgttttttattgaataaacccCCCAAAAAGCCTTGGTGATTATGAAGCCCAGGTTTGACCTTGTTTGCTAATTTGTCAGACCTAGAGCAGGTGCTAGCCGATGTAGATTGGAATGATACAGACATACCACTATCCAAGGATCCCACACTACCTCGACGTTGTGCTTTTTCTCCTGCAACTACATTGTCGTGAATCTACAGTGAAAAGCTCGCCGCATTCATTACACTTACATTGTTCGTGGATGTCCAACAATGAGTTGCTTAGTGCGGATCGCTTTATGTCGTGCGGCACTTCTTCAACGCATACATTGTTTGCGCTGATGGCCGGATTCTGAGAGTACGGACATTGGCAGGGGCAGACCTCCACGTCGGCCACGCCGCTGTCACGATTCTCTGTTCCTGtaacaaaaattgtcaatcagtaacaaatacttttttatacacaaatattatactaacagaatttaagaaattaatatagtggtcattattatagcaaccttttaaaatgttaaatatttcacacataactcttttatttaatgtcaactgttataataatatactattgttgttttatactacCATATTcttatactttaaaatgttacatatatttttctgaattgagctgaacataaatatagcaacttgaattttgaaattaatgattaaatctgtgttatttaatttaacattaacactttgtataatatcctttttgttttataattttggcccatTTTCCGTGGCATAGACTGTTCCTTCAAGCTTATTGATTTGCTGTGatgagttaatttaaatttgtaaaatgtttatgtcgaatttggttataaacgtgACCCCCATGTTTTTTATAGGGTTGATGTCTGGATGggcaagacaaaacatcgatgTTTTGATCTTTTAACCAGTCCGTCACAATGTTGGATTTGTTTGGGAtagttttcatgttgaaacacatttatttattcaatatatggaagcaaattgttatttaatatatccctgtacataaattaGTCTAAGGGGACCTACTTCAGACGAGAATTGaaggattttttcttgttggTTTGGGGTCAAACGAATCCCCATCCACTAACCATattctcacagtccttgaactaatttcagcaagtcctaTTTGCTCCAAATTGGATCCAATCTCAGTTGATGATaagattatattgttttttgacattcgaattatccagttatcaattttctttcaagtttttcgaactCGATGCAATTAGTATACTTAtacctttaatatattttaataaattgctataattatggccacaattgtactttttatttatatttctttaattaaatttaagtcaataaatttttgaacatattcctttaaataaaataacataatttgccttttaaataagtaataaacaaataaataataaaaataaatttataaatgatttttaaaacaacataaacacaatttaacagtaaacaaatataataaatgaaaaaaggaatattgccattttatttttaaaaaaaaagttatataaaaatatcttaaattagggatttttaaattccatatattccattttttttaagtgaatatgaataatttaataaggaaTGAACAAATacagaacaaaaaaataaaaattaattatttacaaatgatattttattgaaaatatataaatacatttatgataaattaatagaagtataaaaaacaacaaatatcaCAGAAAGGTCACCagagtaaaaaataatgagaaattatcaaaatttaacttaaaaaaaatagtattcgtgaatttctaaagaattttgCTAAAACAAACTTCATTATCTGgctaaaaacattaaataatatacataataaattaaaataagctaAATTGAGCAAAGATTGAAATAAAAGgagacattaataaataacaaacacgATATGGCAAAGTTTAAAACACGTAAGCAAGACatgaatatatagaaaaaataagatatgacaatactcaaatatttaatatttaaaaagcaaatttaaaatacgctTTCAGGAATTTCTATTACAGGATACAGCAACCAGAGTTTTGGCTTACCTGTTCTGTTCCCTCTGTTCGACTTCTGCCTTTCCAATTCGGCTTCGATTCTCAAATTCTCCATTTCGTCCATTTCACTGACGGCCTCCTTCAAATCTTCGGCGAACTTGCACCTGTCGTGTTCGTTTCTGGCATTAAATGTAACTAGAACTTTTTGATCTACGCGTTGACTAAGTTGTATGCCGTATTGGTAgtctaaaaaagaaaaaggcaATTAAAGATCCATCCACGTAGAGCCcttaagtaagtaaatatattgGGGCAAAGTACAAGTGAGGTACTTACGTGCAGCTTCAAACAGGGTGACCACCATCCCGCACAGTGGATAACTATTTCTAAAGGAATACGTAACTGAAGACTTCTTTTTGCTGAGTATTTTAGTGATAACAAGCAGATCGTTAAACAAGAAAACTTCTCTTTGGTGTACGCCGGGCCGTTCCTTCTTGTGTATGTCGGGAATCTCGTACAGCCTGCAGTAGCAGACCAATCTCCTGTGCGGCAGAGCCATGTTGGGCTTCTTGCCGACGATCGTGGCTTGCACCTTCATCACCTGCGTGACGTGATCCGAGCCGGGTTTGAATTCATTTGCCTTAACTCTATCGTAAATTCCAGTCAACATATCACTGTCAATGTCGTGACAATCATCAATTCCtcttaaattcttaatgaAGTCGTCCAATCTCATCCTCCTCTCCGGCTTGATGTTCGGAGTGTGCAAATCGGTGTTCAGCATTATTATGGCAAAAGCCAACACGAACACCTGCAAAAAACCATTAACGTTAATTAGTTTCAACGATTGTGGACGTGGTGCAGGACTTACCGTATCCGGGGATCGAAGCCTGGCCACGATGTCGACGTTGCACTGGCAGTACCGTtgcgagaacacctccatgaGCCGTTCGATCTTTTGAGCCTCTCCCGGCATGCGGAAGTGTTGTTGGAACTTCCTGAGGGCGACGTCGACCTGCATGCCGGACAAGTCCAGCTCGGCGGCGAAGCACTCTAACACAGCCATGCAAAACGGATTCTGGAGGTTGCCCAGATATTCCCCGATCATCTGCTTGCTCAAGCCCTTCCTGGAGATCAAGAACCTGGCGACGCCCTGGGGCGAGTTCTCCAAGAACCCTCTGCGGATCAGATACGCGATTCCCTTCTCCGGCTTCTTGTTGAACAGGTTCAAGCCGACGCGGTACTGTCTTTTCCTAATCGTCTCGGAGATTTTGTAGCTGGTGGGCGCCTGTTGGTCGGGCGGCCGCTCTAACGTGTACGTGGATGAGCTGGTGTTGGATATATTGCCCAGGCTGGCCTCCAGACTGGGTTCCGCGTACTCGGACAAGTTGTTGCCCTTCCTTTTCCACACCGGCGAGCCGGAGAACTCCTGTATTCTGTCGGTGGAGATGCTGCTGTCGCTGCCTGAACTCTGAACGCTGGACAAGGAACCGTTCTCGTTGTTCCTGCTGAGCCCGTTCGACTTTTGGTGGCGTTGTTCGATCGATCTGGATGAAATACTGGAGGTCCTCTTTGGTACTTCGGGTGGAACTTTACGACTACTTATGCTATTTCTTGACCTCATGTATCCATTTGACGAGGTGGTTGGCGTGCTGCACGAGCTCGGACTAGCTGTGATTTGGGTGTTGATCGAATCGGACTTGTTATCGGGAGCTGAGTAGTAGTGCTGCAGGGAGGAGGAGGACGAGTAGTTCTCCCAGCAGATGGTCGGAGTGCCGGACTGGCTGCGGGGCATCGGCATCGTGTCGATGTTCCTCCGTTCGCGTAGGGACATCGAACGTACCGGCAGGGCCCGGCAGTCGTGGCCCTCGAAGTTCCTCATGTACTCGCCGGAGCACTGCTGATCCTGTTCGATGGGGCCCTTGCACTCCTCGTTAGCTGCCGGGATTCGGCGGCTGATGCGTTTCTCCGCCTTGGCCATCGCTGTTATGGCTGCGAACTTCTTGAGCAGCGTGTACCGCCTGAACGCCCTCTGGATGGTGAGGGCCGCATCCCTCGCCCTGACGCCTCCATACTTCCGTTCCAGCACTTCGATTTGCTTGTCCAGGATGTCTTGTGATAATTCGTACCTGCTTGAAGAagatttactattaaaattgctTGTAATAATATACTCAGTGACCTACAAAACAGAACACATAGAACCAGTGGTCAGATTTTATTGATTCTTTGACTGATAATGATGATGGGGTACCACATTTTATGCTACCTCTATTTAACGCTTAACATccccaaaatttattaaggtaGGGTTGAATTTCAAGTTCCTGCTTAAGAAACCAATACGTGTTCAATTGGTAATAAGTCTGGAGACATTGCTGGTCATGACAAAAAATTCACATAGAAATTTTGGAAACACTCCAAAGTAACTGAGCTGTTAAATTACCTCTAACGAATATTGAaggaatgaaaaaaatatcaggTATCACAAAAACTCTTCAATAAATCACATTCAAAATCTAATCACTTTTAGTCTTCAAATGGAGGAGTTTAcactctaaatttatttaaaattgatccaCTGGATGAATTCTATTTTCTGTGTCACTGATACACGTGCGCTATAACGGTACTGATGCGTCAATCAGTCTTCTAAGCTGAATCAATAtatccaaataatattatcaattttttagatatgaTTCATGTTTAAACGTAAtcgataaacatatttatcgtGTTTTCATCTAACTAactcaatatttgaaaaaacacGAGGTGGTTCCTTACGTCGTTTGTACTCTGGATCTCTTGAGTATGTCCCCGTTCCTCAGCGAGCCCTTCTTGTGCAGCGGCGGAGCGGATACGGATACGTAGCCGGAATTGTTGGGCGACGGTCGGCAGTAGATGGGACTCGGGGCCGGCGTACTGTAATTTTGGGCCTGCACGAAGTTAGGTGCCTGGATGTAAGTCTGCTCCTGTATGTGGTCCGTCGATCCCATCGAATTCACAATCTGGGACCGCTCCATTTTCGGTGGGAAACTGCAACAAAACAACTTCGATAACAACACGAGCCACATCGAGGTGTATGACTGACATCATTACAAGGTACTGACTAGCATATTGCTGTCGTAGACGAATTTTCTTGCAGATGCGGTACTATATACTTTTGACAGACAATATGCACGTGATAACGACTTTGTAACCGGATATCAATCCAGTTTTTTTTAAGGTGATAAGGAAATGAACACCAGATTACTCCCCCTTGTAATCTACTCAGTAATCAGTATGAAAATCTCGCATGCAACAAATCTGTTTTTTACACCTGACCTTGCGATAAACAAACGCCCCTGGATCAAAAATCACAGGCACACAACAGAAATACAGAAAATGCGACGGCACCAGCAATGGGAccgttttaattgtaaatcgGGGCCATCTGGCCATTGAAAAACCTCGGAAACTTCGAAAGGTAGATTATTGAAACTATTGTGTACCTGTATAGGACCCAGTTTCTTTTCAGTTCGTACTCGGCTGACACACAAATTCAATACGATTTTGACGGTCCGTTGATTTTCATTACCATTTTAAGACGCCATCGAATTTGCCATGTTTAAAATGTGTAGTACCGCTTTTTGTTATTGTGTTATTAAAGgcgtatataaaaaatagtattcgtttttatttgtgtACGTAAAACGTCTGGAAAAGCTTATGTAGTATGGTGAATTTCCAGTGGAACACAttataacaacaaattaaaataaacaatcatACGCTGTTTAATGTGCagattttctattttagttCAATGTGTTTTCTACTggtaaaatctaattaaataactgttaTAGACTAATTAATACAGacgaaagtttaattaatttgtttttcgtgaataattaaacttattattaattgcaagcttatctatataataaaaatatcatatttttggataatgttgaaataattttattttaagcaatTATCAAAGCCATAATTAAACCAGTAATTGACAAGAgaaactgaattattttataagaaaattattatatttcctgTGCCTAAAGAACTATATTTCtactttatattcaatttttttttgaagcaattattaaatcagtatttaataagagaaatttataagaaaattattatattttttgtggccAAAGAAGTCATCAGTATAGTTTTAGGTAAtgtccaattaatttaatttgaagcaATGATCAAAGctacaattaaattagtaattgacaaaaaatgaaaaattaactgtttatacaaaaattatttcttttcttgTACGCAAAAAATAATCCATCAGtgtctttttatataatgttcaagtaatttaatttgaagcaATTATCaaggtaataattaaattagtaattgatCTGTATAGTTTTAGAtaatgttcaattaatttaatttgaagcaattattaaagctacaattaaattaataattgacacaaaaaaattaactgcttatacgaaaattatttcatttcttgtacacaaaaaataaaccatcagtgtatttttatataatgtttcaagtaatttaatttgaagcaATTatcaaagtaataattaaattagtagttGACAGGAGAAACTgggttttatacaaaaattattgtatttcttGTGCCCAAAGAAGTAATTGATCAGTATAGTTTCAGAtaatgttcaattaatttaatttgagcaATTATCAaagcaacaattaaattagtaattggcaaagaaaaattaactgtttttacgaaaattatttcatttcttgtacacaaaaaataatccatcagtgtatttttatataatgttcaagtaatttaatttgaagcaATTatcaaagtaataattaaattagtagttGACAGGAGaaactgaattttatatgaaaattattgtatttcttGTGCCCAAAGAAGTAATTGATCGGTATAGTTTTAGGtaatgttcaattaatttaatttgagcaATTATCAaagcaacaattaaattaggaattgacaaagaaaaattaactgtttatacaaaaattatttcatttcttgTGCACAAAAAAGAATCCAtcagtg from Aethina tumida isolate Nest 87 chromosome 1, icAetTumi1.1, whole genome shotgun sequence includes:
- the LOC109608806 gene encoding laminin subunit beta-1 isoform X2, which produces MYRQSSGIWFLIFLQFIFLTETSPQFQYSGNRQRFRGNKGVYEPRKPHPCEQSSCYPATGNLLIGREKQLYASSTCGLEKQERYCIVSHLEDRKKCFWCDSSARERPGSVKSHNISNIVYRVFPGTNQKTWWQSENGKENVYIQLDLEAEFHFTHMIITFKTFRPAAMLIERSDDFGKNWQVYRYFAHNCTESFPGVRQGDPTNLTDVICESRYSGIDPLTDGEIIYKVIPRTVSILNPYSEQVQSLLKMTNLRINFTKLHTLGDDLLDKRAEIQEKYYYAITDMVVRGSCSCYGHANRCLPLPGIKPKADMVHGRCECTHNTKGRNCEQCEDFFNDLPWRPAIGKQSNACKRCNCNNHATSCHYDPALYEATGQVSGGVCDGCEHNTMGSNCEQCKPFYYRDPTKDIQDPEVCRECDCDPRGSLEGGSCDSITDTVNGLVAGKCHCKANVEGRRCDGCKNGYWNFTEANPEGCQPCTCNTLGTVDNQGCNVDYGTCTCKRYVTGSNCDQCLPEYWGLSEQDYGCSPCDCDMGGSYDNNCDVITGQCRCRDFMTGRTCDTPAQQYYTVNLDFLLYEAENAQSNGQVLIREPFRDGHPNTWTGEGFNKVTEGNYMEFVVDDIKTSTDYDIIIRYEPLLPGAWEDVDVTIHRPDYIDPNGPCKDYDLINDKKRVALLSDRTSIKVVPSSCLEANKVYKVTLEFRRYSFDKETPSASVLIDSIVLIPSIDKLPIFHGSVAAEDRLAEYTRYNCDELMHNAYHTQIPEICKKYHVSIGAYFNNGAASCQCDPTGSTSKLCNSTGGYCQCKPNVVGRKCDRCAPGTYGFGPEGCKACDCNSIGSLDNFCNVTTGQCKCRANTYGRECDQCRTGFWNFPNCQRCDCNGHADICDARTGACISCRDSTEGHYCEKCVKTFYGDPRIGVDIPCRPCPCPGSPGSNHSYADNCSLDPYSKDVICDCKEGYAGLHCDVCSDNYFGNPEVPGGSCQPCDCSGKINYLTPGNCDPHTGKCKNCLDDTTGDHCEVCRPGFFRYGPDERCQPCQCFILGSNATAGACNPEGGQCNCYPNVAGITCDECIEFHWKIASGEGCEPCDCDPQGSLSPQCNEFDGQCECARGFGGRQCNECMRNFYGDPRQECKPCDCDPYGSKTSQCDMVTGACVCKPGIGGYRCDVCARGYIGDSPNCQPCGECFDNWDRILGEVRNNTLDIIERAGDIKKVGATGAYTKEFEDMQNQLDEAEQLLNNTDDINVEGIEQELLKLRNQINQTEYGKLKDVEELLDNTKENQISTTLKLERLNLKMIDLQTKTKELEENGTQLQEANVRGALNLIKSAKNKADAAANKAQHTLETIKEADVGCKATENHLNTTEKFYKQQLETNKNALNSIVDKINSLNDQIPELNHLVCDGSEFPCDEICGGAGCGSCGNQFSCENGAKQLAETAVSIANNTETTLRNKESEANEFIRNISHINTQKTRDLSQEVFDKIRGNLISTNDTLNNATELLNDMKEFLGQNHTQPEELNEIIDQILDTEMKYNRSEVEKLAQQIKESVDRLANTDKIIEATKHDLQKVNQLKMQALERKEQSQKLLNEAEEIKTSLNITNEKQKEASDAIDTAWRDYEQVESRLYEIGNKTQEAQVTTSEISNHIHEMKQKLNELQANTTNNGIYADKIMEESVNIMKNAEKTQDDFNQLKDKYNNAKDQLHQDLNRVKLSKERSKELITKAFALGDKVTKTLEDIQKLENSSRDDLLSVLENKLNGLILNMNRYTNELQGKVDYYKQCT
- the LOC109608806 gene encoding laminin subunit beta-1 isoform X1, coding for MYRQSSGIWFLIFLQFIFLTETSPQFQYSGNRQRFRGNKAPVILRGDQPPPPDLDQDLDGEIHPFADVLKYHLRNNINKGVYEPRKPHPCEQSSCYPATGNLLIGREKQLYASSTCGLEKQERYCIVSHLEDRKKCFWCDSSARERPGSVKSHNISNIVYRVFPGTNQKTWWQSENGKENVYIQLDLEAEFHFTHMIITFKTFRPAAMLIERSDDFGKNWQVYRYFAHNCTESFPGVRQGDPTNLTDVICESRYSGIDPLTDGEIIYKVIPRTVSILNPYSEQVQSLLKMTNLRINFTKLHTLGDDLLDKRAEIQEKYYYAITDMVVRGSCSCYGHANRCLPLPGIKPKADMVHGRCECTHNTKGRNCEQCEDFFNDLPWRPAIGKQSNACKRCNCNNHATSCHYDPALYEATGQVSGGVCDGCEHNTMGSNCEQCKPFYYRDPTKDIQDPEVCRECDCDPRGSLEGGSCDSITDTVNGLVAGKCHCKANVEGRRCDGCKNGYWNFTEANPEGCQPCTCNTLGTVDNQGCNVDYGTCTCKRYVTGSNCDQCLPEYWGLSEQDYGCSPCDCDMGGSYDNNCDVITGQCRCRDFMTGRTCDTPAQQYYTVNLDFLLYEAENAQSNGQVLIREPFRDGHPNTWTGEGFNKVTEGNYMEFVVDDIKTSTDYDIIIRYEPLLPGAWEDVDVTIHRPDYIDPNGPCKDYDLINDKKRVALLSDRTSIKVVPSSCLEANKVYKVTLEFRRYSFDKETPSASVLIDSIVLIPSIDKLPIFHGSVAAEDRLAEYTRYNCDELMHNAYHTQIPEICKKYHVSIGAYFNNGAASCQCDPTGSTSKLCNSTGGYCQCKPNVVGRKCDRCAPGTYGFGPEGCKACDCNSIGSLDNFCNVTTGQCKCRANTYGRECDQCRTGFWNFPNCQRCDCNGHADICDARTGACISCRDSTEGHYCEKCVKTFYGDPRIGVDIPCRPCPCPGSPGSNHSYADNCSLDPYSKDVICDCKEGYAGLHCDVCSDNYFGNPEVPGGSCQPCDCSGKINYLTPGNCDPHTGKCKNCLDDTTGDHCEVCRPGFFRYGPDERCQPCQCFILGSNATAGACNPEGGQCNCYPNVAGITCDECIEFHWKIASGEGCEPCDCDPQGSLSPQCNEFDGQCECARGFGGRQCNECMRNFYGDPRQECKPCDCDPYGSKTSQCDMVTGACVCKPGIGGYRCDVCARGYIGDSPNCQPCGECFDNWDRILGEVRNNTLDIIERAGDIKKVGATGAYTKEFEDMQNQLDEAEQLLNNTDDINVEGIEQELLKLRNQINQTEYGKLKDVEELLDNTKENQISTTLKLERLNLKMIDLQTKTKELEENGTQLQEANVRGALNLIKSAKNKADAAANKAQHTLETIKEADVGCKATENHLNTTEKFYKQQLETNKNALNSIVDKINSLNDQIPELNHLVCDGSEFPCDEICGGAGCGSCGNQFSCENGAKQLAETAVSIANNTETTLRNKESEANEFIRNISHINTQKTRDLSQEVFDKIRGNLISTNDTLNNATELLNDMKEFLGQNHTQPEELNEIIDQILDTEMKYNRSEVEKLAQQIKESVDRLANTDKIIEATKHDLQKVNQLKMQALERKEQSQKLLNEAEEIKTSLNITNEKQKEASDAIDTAWRDYEQVESRLYEIGNKTQEAQVTTSEISNHIHEMKQKLNELQANTTNNGIYADKIMEESVNIMKNAEKTQDDFNQLKDKYNNAKDQLHQDLNRVKLSKERSKELITKAFALGDKVTKTLEDIQKLENSSRDDLLSVLENKLNGLILNMNRYTNELQGKVDYYKQCT